One Dermacentor silvarum isolate Dsil-2018 chromosome 10, BIME_Dsil_1.4, whole genome shotgun sequence genomic window carries:
- the LOC119466506 gene encoding ribitol-5-phosphate xylosyltransferase 1 yields MAISLRRVTVAVLAVYIALTCYTAYVLISKNYGSKPKDSGRKGSSRMSGSKDGAEWNPWGEELSRSNSSHLAHTIEIWGKAAIGLYLWEHIFNGKLEQKGDGSWSYGFRKVGNLKFKFRTGPWIVPTTVPQDVTHVVLVLNGREPTKVAAARTWLDALPTFRRLKGVAVVLLGDEACSGNTWLLPYLKSRGGRVSAAFIVYDTPLVDDLEVFQWPLGVATYRGFPKAPSTLLASEGQRPYPCNFVGTVYPGSSREELLRVLGDRGAPCYLNTRNEWRPLETKESLESYLLALKLSDVTLNPAGKNPECYRIYEALEFGSLPVLEDRTLSPGCARADDANGTFRLLKKHKAPLVYVKNWTAELMPILEREIAMKPKERADRRQALVSWYTSFKRAMRDRFIQVLMDKFFIEEINDT; encoded by the exons ATGGCGATCAGTCTGAGGCGCGTTACTGTCGCCGTACTCGCGGTTTACATCGCGCTGACCTGTTACACTGCTTACGTGCTTATCTCCAAAAACTACGGCTCCAAGCCGAAGGACAGCGGTCGGAAAGGCTCGTCCCGCATGTCAG GATCCAAGGATGGGGCGGAATGGAATCCATGGGGAGAAGAGCTGAGCCGGAGCAACTCGTCACATCTGGCCCACACAATTGAGATATGGGGCAAGGCAGCCATAG GCCTGTACCTGTGGGAACACATCTTCAATGGCAAGTTGGAACAAAAGGGAGATGGATCATGGAGCTATGGCTTTAGGAAGGTCGGCAACCTCAAGTTCAA GTTTAGGACTGGCCCGTGGATCGTGCCGACGACAGTGCCCCAGGATGTGACGCACGTTGTCCTGGTGCTGAATGGACGAGAGCCAACCAAGGTAGCAGCGGCCCGGACGTGGCTGGACGCACTGCCCACCTTCCGCCGACTCAAAGGGGTCGCTGTCGTCCTGTTGGGAGACGAGGCCTGCTCCGGAAACACATGGCTACTGCCCTACCTCAAGTCGCGTGGTGGCAGGGTGTCGGCTGCATTCATTGTCTACGACACGCCCCTGGTGGATGATCTCGAGGTCTTCCAGTGGCCCCTAGGCGTTGCCAC GTACCGTGGGTTCCCCAAGGCCCCCAGCACACTCCTGGCATCCGAGGGTCAGCGCCCTTATCCGTGCAACTTTGTGGGCACCGTCTACCCAGGATCATCGCGGGAAGAGCTGCTGCGTGTTCTTGGTGACCGCGGTGCCCCCTGCTACTTGAACACACGCAACGA GTGGCGGCCCCTGGAAACCAAGGAGTCGCTAGAGTCCTATCTCTTGGCTCTCAAGCTGAGTGATGTCACGCTCAACCCAGCAGGCAAGAATCCCGAGTGCTACCGCATTTATGAAGCGCTGGAGTTTGGCTCACTGCCTGTGCTGGAGGACCGGACGCTGTCACCGGGTTGCGCTCGCGCAGACGACGCCAACGGAACTTTCCGTCTGCTTAAGAAGCACAAGGCTCCGCTCGTGTATGTCAAAAACTGGACAGCAGAATTGATGCCCATCCTGGAGCGTGAGATTGCCATGAAACCCAAGGAGCGGGCAGACAGAAGGCAGGCCCTGGTGTCATGGTACACATCCTTCAAGCGCGCCATGAGGGACAGGTTCATACAAGTGCTGATGGACAAATTCTTCATCGAGGAGATCAACGATACATGA